A window from Bdellovibrionales bacterium encodes these proteins:
- a CDS encoding BMP family ABC transporter substrate-binding protein, with protein sequence MFKNLVLFFTILVCGIGSSTLSFAAPLKVGLVLDKGGKDDKSFNSAAYEGATKAEKDLKIELKYVEATDTNAIENLHRAFARKNFDLVIGIGFAQAEAVKKVAAQFPNVKFAIVDGDITAPNVRSLLFADHEGSFLVGAAAALKSKDGKLGFVGGMDIPLIRRFQMGYEAGAKHINPKATVITNYIGVTSEAWNNPAKAKELALAQISQGADVIFVAAGASGSGVFDAVEEKKKLAIGVDSNQNWMKPGFILTSMMKRVDVAVYNTIQDTQNGKFTAGPVHYGIKDKGVDYALDDSNKKLLTPDITKKLDDLKAQITAGKIKVPDYYTQGKK encoded by the coding sequence GGTTTGGTTCTCGACAAGGGCGGCAAGGATGATAAGTCATTTAACTCTGCAGCCTACGAAGGCGCTACAAAAGCAGAAAAAGATCTCAAAATTGAATTGAAATATGTTGAGGCCACAGACACGAACGCAATTGAAAATCTGCATCGTGCGTTTGCTCGTAAAAACTTCGACTTGGTTATCGGCATTGGTTTCGCGCAAGCCGAAGCGGTTAAAAAAGTAGCTGCACAATTCCCGAATGTGAAATTTGCCATCGTTGATGGCGACATCACTGCACCGAATGTTCGCTCTTTGTTGTTTGCCGATCACGAAGGTTCTTTCCTGGTAGGAGCAGCAGCTGCTTTGAAGTCGAAAGACGGCAAACTCGGCTTTGTCGGCGGCATGGATATTCCACTGATCCGTCGTTTCCAGATGGGCTACGAGGCCGGCGCAAAACACATCAATCCTAAAGCGACTGTCATCACAAACTACATTGGCGTGACGAGTGAAGCTTGGAACAATCCTGCGAAGGCAAAAGAGTTGGCTTTGGCGCAAATCTCTCAAGGTGCGGATGTGATCTTTGTCGCTGCGGGCGCCTCTGGCTCCGGCGTTTTCGACGCTGTTGAAGAGAAGAAGAAACTCGCGATTGGTGTTGATTCCAACCAAAACTGGATGAAGCCGGGCTTTATCTTGACGAGTATGATGAAGCGCGTGGATGTGGCGGTTTACAACACGATTCAAGATACACAGAACGGTAAATTCACTGCGGGTCCGGTTCACTACGGTATCAAAGACAAAGGTGTTGATTACGCATTGGATGATAGCAACAAAAAGCTTCTCACACCAGATATCACAAAGAAATTAGATGATTTGAAAGCTCAAATCACAGCCGGTAAAATCAAGGTTCCTGACTACTACACTCAAGGGAAAAAGTAA
- a CDS encoding ABC transporter ATP-binding protein, producing the protein MSGQPAVEFTGVLKQFGDCISVQKLSFSVAAGSIHAIVGENGAGKSTSMKILFGLYPPDDGTLKVNGKEVHFHSPTDAMNLGIGMVHQHFMLAEPLSALDNILLFQKNTKAFQKLSRREHRARLQKLAEEYQFDINWDVPVHQLSVGTQQRIEILKILSQDSKIIILDEPTAVLTPQEIDDLFKNLRKLKAEGRTIIIITHKLKEVMAVADAVTVLRAGTATANKKISETSVEDLAEHMVGRKIKNLSQSSRTQFANQNFVMKMTDVNQADKHGSLTHVNLQVRTGEIVGIAGVEGNGQDQLIQALLDPHNLKIKGQIEIKSQSTVKLNAAQVRALGLAAFPEDRLRFGVISERPLYENFILGYHNSAEYARFGFLNFKNIFVKTKAAMEKFDVRPRDIQMQIGRLSGGNQQKLVVARELQNNPDFILAAKPTRGVDIGAIEFIHEQLLEARNRGAGILLVSSELEELMTLSDRILVLFKGQIVAEFLRNNQYNEIEIGAAMGGHA; encoded by the coding sequence ATGTCAGGCCAGCCTGCTGTTGAATTCACTGGAGTTCTCAAACAGTTCGGAGATTGCATCTCGGTTCAGAAGTTGAGTTTTTCAGTTGCAGCAGGCAGCATCCACGCCATCGTCGGCGAAAACGGTGCGGGCAAATCCACTTCAATGAAAATACTCTTCGGGCTTTATCCGCCCGACGATGGCACTTTGAAAGTGAACGGCAAAGAAGTTCACTTTCACTCTCCGACAGATGCGATGAACCTCGGCATCGGGATGGTTCATCAGCACTTCATGCTGGCAGAACCTCTGAGCGCCTTAGATAATATTCTTCTCTTTCAGAAAAACACCAAAGCCTTTCAAAAGCTCAGCCGTCGTGAACACCGCGCGCGCCTGCAAAAGCTGGCCGAAGAATATCAGTTCGATATCAACTGGGATGTGCCGGTTCATCAGCTGTCCGTGGGAACTCAACAACGCATCGAGATTCTAAAAATTCTTTCGCAGGATTCAAAGATCATCATTCTGGATGAGCCAACGGCCGTGCTGACTCCCCAAGAGATTGATGACCTGTTTAAAAACTTGCGTAAGTTGAAAGCCGAAGGCCGCACAATCATCATCATCACGCACAAACTTAAAGAAGTGATGGCCGTTGCCGACGCCGTCACCGTTCTGCGTGCAGGGACTGCGACCGCAAATAAGAAAATCTCTGAAACCTCTGTTGAAGATCTCGCAGAGCACATGGTTGGCCGTAAGATCAAAAATCTTTCTCAGAGCAGCCGGACTCAATTTGCCAATCAGAACTTCGTCATGAAAATGACCGACGTGAATCAGGCTGACAAGCATGGCTCTTTGACCCACGTGAATCTGCAAGTTCGCACCGGCGAGATTGTCGGCATTGCGGGTGTCGAGGGCAACGGTCAGGATCAATTGATTCAAGCGCTTCTCGATCCGCACAATCTTAAAATCAAAGGTCAGATTGAAATTAAATCTCAATCAACTGTGAAGTTGAATGCCGCTCAGGTGCGCGCTTTGGGTTTAGCGGCGTTTCCAGAAGATCGCTTGCGCTTCGGTGTCATCAGCGAACGCCCGCTTTATGAAAACTTCATCTTGGGCTATCACAACTCTGCAGAGTATGCCCGCTTTGGCTTTTTGAATTTCAAAAATATCTTTGTAAAAACCAAAGCGGCGATGGAAAAATTTGACGTTCGCCCGCGCGATATTCAAATGCAGATTGGGCGTCTTTCTGGTGGTAACCAACAGAAGCTTGTCGTTGCGCGCGAACTGCAGAACAATCCTGATTTTATTTTAGCAGCCAAGCCCACGCGTGGCGTGGATATCGGTGCGATTGAATTTATCCATGAACAACTCTTAGAAGCCCGCAACCGCGGTGCTGGCATTTTGC